From the genome of Carassius auratus strain Wakin chromosome 24, ASM336829v1, whole genome shotgun sequence:
aaacatttatttaatttgcaaTTCATTGCTTTCAGTCACGTGACCGGACCAAAGCTTCGTTTTAGCTTCCAGGTGGACGTTCCAGGATGTGACGTCACGTGATATCTATCGATTACATTTAACGATACTAACATTTTAGATATCTAGGTTAAATGTTGATAAAGGACTATTTTTTTCAATCTCAACCTAAGCGTaaacatatttcaatattttgtttGCATCAATTGTTCGTCAATAGTTTACTCGAGAACCGTCCAGATCggttcaactgattcatttaaaagatcCGACTCAAGGTGATTCATTCACGAATCAGATTCGGGCAACTCTCTCCCGCCCTTAAAGAAGACTCAAGAGGCAAGCAGGAAATCGCTCTTTTCTCTCGGATTCCTGACACGTCCAAAGTTACGAAAAGGCATCGTCATGAGCTCAAACAGACCATCAAATTCAAACGGTAAGTTGTTTTAAagtgcaaaaagtttttttttttactaaatttgtGCGTACTACTGTAAGTTAGCCGGTGAGTGTGTGGCGAGTGAATGTGACACGTCTCAATGTTTTCAGTTGCTCTCAGGTATCAACTCACAGGTGGACTAAAGGCACAACATTATAAAACACACATCCATGATTTTTTCATTATGAATCCGATTAAAGGTATAAAGAGTCATTTATAGTGACAGTTTTACATAATATGAGCACAATTTAGTCCATAACCTAGACGTTGTAGGGTGAAAGTATTTAAAGGCTATCAATGGTTTTTATAGAGAAAAAGGGTATCCCTTTATTTtaaagtcctgttcctcatgtacatactatgtacttattatagtaattacaataactatgtaataactaggtactaaccctgaacctacccctaaacctaaccctaccacatgtagttaccttgtattaccagaactttcttagataaatacactaagtacactataagtacatgttagtacacgtactgtaaaataaagtgcaatcgaAAAAAATTGTAACGTTAACTTACTATTTTACTGTTAATGTTGCTTGGCAggttaagttaaatattttgtaaataataagtgTAAATGCCTTGGTCATCTATTTCCTCCTTGCTTAAACCTTAAGGAGAAACTATGTCGTAAGATCACATTTCGGATGTGGACACTTTGTGCTTTCAGAGTTTACATCATTGAGAAAATCCTTCCTGATTAAATCTTCCATGACGTGTATGTCTCCATAATGAAATAGATTCTAGGTAATTAtacaaatgttaattaaaatacaatgtaaaatacAGTGGAGTCGGTACGATGATATTAGAAAGATCCTTTAGAAACCATGTAAgaatgaagactggaataataactgctgaaaataaGCCTTGATATCATAGAAATAAATTCcctttgaaaatacatttaaattgtatatcagttttaaattgtaataatatttaacagtattattgttttactgtatttttgatcaaataaatacagcctttgcAAGCATTAGAGACTAGTTTTTCTTACAGAGcagaaacttttaaatggtagtataaTACACAACAAATTAACAGTACAGTTATTACACTAATTTATGATCCAGATAAATAATGCATCTTATAGCCTACATACACTTGGATGCTCATTGGTCACCAGCCCCCCTaccaaatatacaaataataatgttttggTACCTTACAGCTGAAGAGCAACTTGATCCTGAGGAAGAGAAACGGTTGGCTGCAGCTGCACGTGAAGCTAACCGTCTCCCAGAGCTCCGGCTGATCATGCTGGGTTGGCGATGGCCAGGGAAAAGCCTGACCGGCAACACCATTCTGGGCCGCGAAGAGTTCCGTCTAGAACGTGCCGCTGAATTCTGTGTGAAGCGAGAAACTGAGGTGGATAAGCGTAAAGTAACAGTAGTAGACACTCCTGGCTGGTTCTCAGCCCAGAACACACCGACGGACTACCAGCAGGAGATGGTCCGGAGCGTTACTGTGTGCCAACCTGGACCCCATGCGTTCCTGCTGGTCATACCTGTCGGCATGTTCACAGAAACAGACCGGGCTCGTATAGAGGAGAACTTGGCCCTTTTTGGGGAGGATGTGTGGAAGCACACCATGGTGGTGTTCACCTGGGCAGAGGTTTTAAAGGACAGGTCCATAGAAAGACACATACGAAGGGAAGGTCGTGACCTTCAGTGGTTGGTGGACAAGTGTAAGAAGAGGTACCACGTCATCAATAACTATATTTTTGGCGAGCACCCACAGCTGCCTCAGCTGATGGAGAAGGTCGAGAAGATTGTAGCTGAAGAAGGTGGTTACTTTACCCTTAAGACAGATGAAATCAAAACACAAAGTCAAACTCCGAGTGTGGATCTGAAAACCAGTTCATTGAAAGAGAACAGGGAGCTTGGCGCTAGACCCAAACAGAATGGCTCCTGCAACTCGCTGCGGGCCATGGACATGGACCCTCCAAAGGGTGAGTTAATGTCAAAGCATGCAATACACAATAGCATTCACAATGCTGTTCCGGTTATTAGCATTTTGTTTCTTATTGAATCCGGGACATCTCTGTTTACTCTTTCTAAACTTttgttctgatgaagtttgaattCAGTACCTCTTCATGATAGACTGTCACTCTGTTGTTTATTCTGGAAATTGATACGAACATCTTCATTTTACTCTGACACCTGCACTAATGGCTCATGTTATAACACTGTTTATACATAATTAATTGAACTAGAATTGACCGATCAAGGCTCAACAAAATGTTTTTCTGCAAGCATTTCGTTGCTCCTACtacaaaaaattatacatttttaacaccatgttttttgcatgtttatgaATTCAGTGTGTTTTCTAttatacttaattttttaaatggaaaaaaaagtattaattacaagacgtattaaattattcattactGCATTACTGAATAACAAATAATGTACTGCTGACAGCCTTTGTAATGACAgctgtaaactttgtgtaaaccGCAATTGTTTAAAGTCCTGTCACCTGAAAGTAACCTGTCACTCACATGAGATTGCAGCAGTTGCAAACAGCAATCCAATGAATTtgcaaatgacaaaatgaaatccTACCCAACATTCAGTGAAGGCCACTTCACTCAGAAATGCATCACAATAGGAAAGTAAAGATCACCACCACTACAATTTAATGCTGACTTTAATGTctgaaaaatgtattgattttattaataatatttatttttcagtaaaaaaaatgtgatgaataatttattataacactGACTTCTgtaatattaacaatataatataaatatatttcattaaacatCGTTTACTTTTACAAACTGTTagcaaacaacaaaaataatactattaaattaatgtattattaggttgcaaattatttatttaatattaaccaCTATATTGTAACTCTGTATTTGTTTTCACCAGACTTAGAATTGATTCAGTATTGTAAAATGGGGCTGGTTGCATAAAAGGTTTAGATGAGGCTTACAAGTTAGTCATCTAAATTTTTAAAGACTGGTCATATTTTAATTAGTCTAAGTTGAATCCAAAAATAAGACAGATTTATTACCTTttggctaactgctagttggttAAACATGTACCGAAGACACTGTCTTAACATAAATTCTAAATGTATGCAACTGGCCCATATTGTTGTAGTGAAAACCTTTTTTGCATGACAAGGCATTGCatgatgtaatttatttgtgttatCTCTGCAGGTTTGGTTGAAGGAGTGAATGACTAAGGCTGAGATAACCGTTCCAGCGCTGCTGTATTCATTACCTCAATTCGCCTGCACTTAAATTATGAAACACCCATGAGCCACATATCAGTCCACCAGTCCAGGCAGCTTCAGGATGTAAGGTTTACAGGCAAATGTCCCtgtactatataaaatataagatggtaacaatacaaaatattatcatcaaAGGTCGAATTGGTGTTAGTAAATCAGCTGTACAACATTAAAACCATTTGTATCCATTGGTACAGAGAATAGTGAGGTAATGGAGTCATTAGTCAAACAGAAACACTTAACGTTCATTTATTATTTGCACTAATG
Proteins encoded in this window:
- the gimap4 gene encoding GTPase IMAP family member 4, with translation MSSNRPSNSNAEEQLDPEEEKRLAAAAREANRLPELRLIMLGWRWPGKSLTGNTILGREEFRLERAAEFCVKRETEVDKRKVTVVDTPGWFSAQNTPTDYQQEMVRSVTVCQPGPHAFLLVIPVGMFTETDRARIEENLALFGEDVWKHTMVVFTWAEVLKDRSIERHIRREGRDLQWLVDKCKKRYHVINNYIFGEHPQLPQLMEKVEKIVAEEGGYFTLKTDEIKTQSQTPSVDLKTSSLKENRELGARPKQNGSCNSLRAMDMDPPKGLVEGVND